In Syntrophorhabdales bacterium, a genomic segment contains:
- the rpsG gene encoding 30S ribosomal protein S7 produces the protein MPRKGRVSKRERLADPKYNDVLVQRFINCVMLDGKKSLASRLVYRAFDMIEKKTKEDPFKVFTKAMDNVKPELEVKARRVGGATYQVPIEVRLDRKISLAIRWILKYARERSEKTMTDKLASEIIDAYNNKGGAIKKREDTLKMAEANKAFAHYRW, from the coding sequence GTGCCCAGAAAAGGAAGGGTGTCCAAAAGAGAACGATTGGCCGATCCCAAGTACAACGATGTTCTGGTGCAGCGGTTTATCAATTGCGTAATGCTGGACGGCAAGAAGAGCCTTGCCAGCAGATTGGTCTACCGTGCTTTCGACATGATAGAGAAGAAAACGAAAGAGGATCCCTTCAAGGTCTTCACCAAGGCCATGGATAACGTGAAACCCGAACTCGAGGTGAAGGCAAGGAGAGTCGGTGGCGCAACCTACCAGGTCCCTATTGAAGTACGGTTGGACCGCAAGATATCACTGGCAATCCGCTGGATATTAAAGTACGCGCGGGAACGCTCGGAAAAAACCATGACGGACAAACTCGCGTCAGAAATTATCGATGCCTACAATAACAAAGGTGGAGCCATAAAGAAAAGAGAGGATACTCTCAAGATGGCTGAGGCTAATAAAGCCTTCGCCCATTACAGGTGGTAA
- the rpsL gene encoding 30S ribosomal protein S12, with translation MPTINQLVRRGREAAKNKSASPALMSCPQRRGVCVRVYTTTPKKPNSALRKVARVRLTNGMEVTTYIPGIGHNLQEHSVVLIRGGRVKDLPGVRYHIIRGSLDASGVQNRKKSRSKYGAKKPKQ, from the coding sequence ATGCCTACTATTAACCAACTAGTAAGGCGAGGGAGAGAAGCCGCTAAAAATAAGAGCGCATCGCCTGCCCTCATGAGTTGTCCACAGAGACGCGGAGTCTGCGTGAGAGTTTACACCACTACACCGAAGAAGCCGAACTCTGCCTTGCGTAAAGTGGCCAGGGTCAGGCTTACGAACGGCATGGAAGTGACCACATACATACCCGGTATCGGCCACAACCTTCAGGAACACTCTGTAGTGCTGATTCGAGGTGGAAGAGTTAAGGATCTACCAGGTGTACGATACCACATCATCCGCGGTTCGCTCGACGCCAGCGGTGTGCAGAACAGAAAAAAGAGCAGATCCAAGTACGGCGCAAAGAAACCGAAGCAATAG